Proteins encoded within one genomic window of Humulus lupulus chromosome 1, drHumLupu1.1, whole genome shotgun sequence:
- the LOC133780818 gene encoding secreted RxLR effector protein 161-like → MDKIPYAMVVGYLMYVMVITRPDLAHSLSVLSRYMSNPGQEHWPGVKCLMRYLKGTINYGLIYKRRQGDIQLTGYVDSDFASNQDLRRSLTSYVYPVSENCVSWKSQLQQVIASSTT, encoded by the coding sequence ATGGACAAGATCCCATATGCTATGGTTGTTGGCTACTTAATGTATGTTATGGTAATCACCAGACCTGATCTTGCTCATTCTTTGAGTGTTCTAAGTCGTTATATGTCCAATCCGGGACAAGAACACTGGCCGGGAGTAAAATGCCTAATGAGGTATTTGAAAGGGACCATTAACTATGGTCTGATATATAAGAGAAGACAAGGAGATATTCAACTTACAGGATATGTGGACTCTGATTTTGCTTCTAATCAAGACTTAAGGAGATCACTTACATCATATGTATATCCTGTAAGTGAAAATTGTGTAAGTTGGAAGTCGCAACTACAACAAGTGATTGCCTCATCTACGACATAA